The genomic interval CGTTGTACGTGCATGCATGATTACTTCATTCCTGTGAGAAAAACACAGGAAGGCAAGGGTGTCTGTCTTATGGGCCATGATATGTCGGTTTTAGTATTATGGGCCGTTAGTGGGCCGATCTTGTTACCAGGGCCTTATATTTTGTCACTTGACTACGCGCTGGAGTCATCGATCGAGGCATCCCCGCGCCGCAGCTCGCAGCTCTCctccggcggcaatggcggcgttAGTTTTCTCGCATGTTTCGGTTCGTTCGATCTATACTTGTTTAGCTAGCAAGccaactacaaatttaagaagTTATAGGGACAcaatatcattttatttcttcaaattattatttttttcctgagGACCGCCATGAGCCCATGAGGCAGCTGGAGGATTTTGACAGCAACACAAGCAATGTGCTCTTTTGCTTCGAGAGATTTTGGTTAGAtaagacatatataaatttgGATATGATCTTTGTTCAGATTCGTGATATTAGAATGTGTCTCATCCAACTAAAATCCTTTATGTTAATTTTACGACTGAGGGAGTATAGTACTGTGATCTCAAATTATTTGTACAGTGCTGGGATCCTAAAACATAAGTAGGTGGTTGAGAAATTAGCTCAACGATATAACTGAACTTTCTACTCTCTTTGGCAGAAACAGTGAAGGAATGTGGTCATACATTACTAAACATTTTTTACAATACTTTTAGCTCGTCATCATTCTGTCTAACAACCAATCCATGACTGTATTAttgtgtatattaattagtgatcgcggcggcggcggtgcagaggCTCCTGGCGGCCAGCACGAAGATCGTCGGGGTCGGCCGCAACTACGTCGCCCACGCCAAGGAGCTCGGGAACCCCGTCCCCAAGGTACAGCACTCGATCTCCGATTCCGAACCACCACTGGCGGTGGGTTCTCCCGTCGCCTTCTTCCCGCGGCGCGGGGTGCCTGATCCGGCGTGGCGTCGGTGGTTTCCGTGGGCTGCGTCTGGTTGCAGGAGCCGCTGCTGTTCCTGAAGCCCACCTCGTCGTTCCTCCAcgcgggcgtcgccggcgccgccatcgaaGTGCCGGGGCCGGTCGAGTCGCTGCACCACGAGGTCGAGCTCGCCGTCGTTTTGTCCCAGCGCGCGCGCGATGTCCCCGAGGCATCTGCCATGGACTTCGTCGGAGGTAATTATCTTAATAATATATGATGTGCTGTGATAAAATGGACCTAAACTGGCAGCATCCTTTCAGTTGATTAGTCGTGTGAGTTGCCATACATCTATATCCCTGATCatgggaaaaaagaaaaccggtaaataaatcaaaatatatTGCCCACCGGAAAATTCGAATAGGGCATGCCAATATGCTTTTGTTCTGTGAAAACTAGGTAGAACCTTGGAGTTACCATTCGGAACTATTTGAGCAAGTCTTGGAGACTTAGACAGGAAGTGGACAACTAGAGGACATAACTTTCACTCTTTCGGCGATTCCAGTAAACTTTGTCCATATACATTTGACAAGCTTGGTAGAAAGATTCAAACATGTAATTTTAAGCTCTTAGCCATCTAGTACTTGTTTCATGCCAGTTTTGGCATGACCAGGCACATGAAAGTACtgaaataagtgcagccatagaaatctgtgtccaacgtttgaccgttcgtcttatttgaaaaatttatgaaaaaatttaaaaaagttagtcacacataaagtactattcatgttttatcatctaataacaataaaaatagtaatcataaaaaaatttcaaataaaacgaatggtcaaacgttggaggtgaatagtgcaaaattacacttattttgggacggaagtagTATCTTATTAGTGaggagtattcattaacatcgtCACATTTTCTTTTACTGTTGGTTGCTATTCATGGTGGTGAAATGTGATCTTATTATTGTTTGGTTCAATACCAAATTATGCTACACTAAAGTAGCAGATTGTTCACCACTACTCTTTCTTTTACTGCTAGTATTTGTTAATGTGGGTTCTACGAGTCAACAAAAAGCTACTGGTTTTCTGTTTCCCCTTTCAGTGACAAAGTACATTATAATTAGTGGTATATCTTTCGATTTCCTAGGTTATGCGCTTGCTTTGGACATGACAGCAAGAGAATTTCAATCTGCTGCTAAGGTGTGCACTAGCTGCCCTGGTTTTCTTTGGTCTTTGTTATATGTGTATCATTATTGTCGCTTTATTGCCATCTATCATCCCCGGTGGTTTCAAAGGATAGATAAGAGCAGCAttcaaattaataaaataaattcagcaaCAAACTGCACACTATAATCTCAGTGGCTGCTTCTTTATTATGTTCATGCAATCATATCAACTAATTGTATAAGCTCCTAGAacaactatttttttccttttgaatttgGTTATTACAATCTTGTTTGATCAAATATACCAGAATGTTTTTTGGAACTATTTTTGTGAAAACTTTATGGTAACTAATTGGCAGTTGTATCCTTGATACTTCTATGAATCAATCACATTTTCTTAatgtaagagcatctccaacagtctctccaaatCCCACCCTCCAAATGTCTATTTAGCCAACTCTCCATTCAATTTAGCAAGTCAAATTCGTTgtttactccaacagcctctccatttATCATCTCTATTCTGAGTCTATAACAGCGgaacccatatgtcagcctTTATACCACTTTCTTCCTCATTGTCGTGCTTCCCCACTTCCCCAATCCCCTTTTGCTTGCGGTAGCGGCAGGGGTGGCCgtccgcggcgacgacggggcggcggtggctgggtgcggcgacgacggggcggTGGTGGCCAAGGGAGGCGACaacggggcggcggtggccgcgcgcggcgactgcggggcggcggtggccgtgcgcggcgaggagggggcggcggtggcttgcatggcgacggggcggcggtggcttgcGCGGCAAcggtggggcggcggtggcggtgcgcggcgaggacagggcggcggtggccgggcgcGACAATGACGTGGCAGCGGTGGctagcgacggtggcggcagccTGCTCGCGATGATGACCTCGACGACGACCATTCGAAACGGAGCAGAGctagagggagaggagaagctCACGGGTAGAGGAGAGCTGGAGAGGGGATAGCCAGCCTAGGAGGCTGGCCAATATTGGCCAGTGGGTGGGCTTGGATGGAGAGGCATTTGGCTTGGAGAGTTGAatggagagtctgttggagGAGTATTTTTGGTTCATTTGCCAAATTTTTAACTTGGAGAGctgagggggtgtttagatggggctaaaactttttagtccatgtcatatcggatgtttggacgctaatttggagtattaaacatagactaataaaaaa from Oryza glaberrima chromosome 3, OglaRS2, whole genome shotgun sequence carries:
- the LOC127766285 gene encoding probable acylpyruvase FAHD1, mitochondrial; the encoded protein is MRQLEDFDSNTMIAAAAVQRLLAASTKIVGVGRNYVAHAKELGNPVPKEPLLFLKPTSSFLHAGVAGAAIEVPGPVESLHHEVELAVVLSQRARDVPEASAMDFVGGYALALDMTAREFQSAAKSAGLPWTLCKAQDTFTPISAVIPKSAVANPNDLELWLKVDDELRQKGSTSDMIFKIPSLISYISSIMTLMEGDVILTGTPEGVGPVRPGQKIKAGITGLVDVEFDVQKRKRSFST